The DNA region ATTGCTTTGAATCACAAGAATAATATTGAAGTCTTCTTAGAAGACGTCAAAACATTTTGTAAACGCAATGAAACTTCTACTCCTCCTGATGTAATAGTTATTGATCCTCCTCGGTGTGGAATTCAGGCTAAGGTTTTGAAATATATTTTAAGAATTTCGCCTAAAAAGCTTATCTATATATCTTGCAATCCTAAAACACAGTTTGAAGAGTGTTGTCTATTTGTTGAGAATGGGTATTCTATTAAGAAAATGCAACCTATAGATCAGTTCCCACATACAAGTCACCTGGAGAATATTATTTTACTAGAGAGATTAACCTGAGTCTAGGAAAAGCATTGAACCTACGCTTCCTATTATGCTAACCTCTTCTTGATATTAAACCAAGTAAAGGTGGTTGGATGTTCCCACGTTTATTCACAACTCTTTTGTTATTAGTGTCTGCGCCTGCGTTTGCCGAAGCAGAAACTAACCAGGCCAGAGGTATGTTTGCTCAACCTGTAATTATGTTACTCATCGCTGGCTTTTTCTTTTATTTCATCTTGTGGCGCCCTGAGCAAAAGCGTAGAAAAGCAATGGAAAAACGTAAGAATGAACTTGCTAAAGGTGACAAAGTTACAGCTATGGGGATCATCGGAACCATCGATGAGATTCGCGAACACACCGTGATTCTCAATGTAGCTTCTGGAAAAATCGAAATATTGAAAGCTGCTATTTCTGAAGTTCTGAAGCCTGATGGCACCAGAGCGTAACCTGCGATAATGTAGATATTTGCTCTTAGATCACTTTTAGAAATCTGCATTGATTTTTTATAAGCCAAGTTATAACTTGACATTATGATTTATTCACTAAGTCGAGGATTTTTACAATCATGACTTGGCTTTCAGGCTTGTATTTTATCGGAATCGCTAGTTTAGTATTCTGTGCTATAGGATTAATCTTATCGGCTGTGATTCTGGTTTCCCGGAAACTACTTATAAAAACTCATCCTTGTAAACTCAAAATCAATAATGACGAATCGCTAACTAAAGTTGTTAATAGCGGTCGTACCTTACTTTCATCCCTTTTAGATTCGGGTATCGCAATTCCATCTCCTTGTGGAGGCAAAGCAACTTGTAAGCAATGTAAAGTGAGGATTGTAAGCAATGCTGATGAACCACTAGAGACCGATCGCGCAACTTTTTCTAAGCAACAATTAGCACAAGG from Chlamydia ibidis 10-1398/6 includes:
- the yajC gene encoding preprotein translocase subunit YajC codes for the protein MFPRLFTTLLLLVSAPAFAEAETNQARGMFAQPVIMLLIAGFFFYFILWRPEQKRRKAMEKRKNELAKGDKVTAMGIIGTIDEIREHTVILNVASGKIEILKAAISEVLKPDGTRA